TTCCTCCGGCGTCGCCGTGCGGTGCTGCAACCGGAGAACGTCGGGATTCCGGGCGGGGGACGGCGCCGGACGCCGGGGCTGCGCCGCTTCGAGGTCGCCCAGCTCGCCGGCATGTCACCGGACTACTACGCCCGGCTGGAACAGGCACGCGGCCCCCAGCCGTCGGTCGCGATGCTCACCGCGCTGGCCCGCGCGCTGCGGTTGACGATCGACGAACGCGACCACCTCTTCCGCCTCGCCGGTCACCACGCTCCGCCGCGCGCCGGCGGTGAGGAGCACGTCAGCCGCGGCCTGCTCCGGCTGCTGGACGGGTTGCCCGGCCTGCCCGCCCTGATCGCCTCCGACCTGAACGTCGTGCTCGCCCAGAACCCGATGGCGGACGCGCTTTTGGGGCCACAGACGCACTTCCGCGGCCTCGCCCGCAGCTGCACGTACCGGTGGTTCACCGGTACGGAGCTGCGCGGGCGCCATCCCGCCGAGGACCACGAGCACGAAAGCCGGGCGCAGGTGGACGACCTGCGGGCGACCCTCGCGGCCCGTCCGGCCGATCCCATGGCGAACGAGCTGGTCCGGGCGTTGCGCGCGCGGAGTGCGGAGTTCGACGGGCTCTGGGCCCAGCACGACGTCGCGGTGCGGCGCAGCGACCGCAAGCGCATCCTCCACCCCGCGGTCGGGCTCATCGA
The genomic region above belongs to Amycolatopsis sp. YIM 10 and contains:
- a CDS encoding helix-turn-helix transcriptional regulator, encoding MERKDLADFLRRRRAVLQPENVGIPGGGRRRTPGLRRFEVAQLAGMSPDYYARLEQARGPQPSVAMLTALARALRLTIDERDHLFRLAGHHAPPRAGGEEHVSRGLLRLLDGLPGLPALIASDLNVVLAQNPMADALLGPQTHFRGLARSCTYRWFTGTELRGRHPAEDHEHESRAQVDDLRATLAARPADPMANELVRALRARSAEFDGLWAQHDVAVRRSDRKRILHPAVGLIELDFDVLATARQDQRLIVYSPAPGSAAVSQLELLGVLGQERFAVPGNDRHRPR